One region of Luteolibacter rhizosphaerae genomic DNA includes:
- the infA gene encoding translation initiation factor IF-1: MSQGYRGRGGGGGRRSRGGPRARKLGPDGEEKSVEVEGTISSVLAGTQFRVQLQSGHEVLAHISGKMRKRFIRLVVGDKVKMEMSPYDVSKARITYRLG, translated from the coding sequence ATGAGCCAAGGATATAGAGGACGGGGAGGTGGTGGTGGTCGCAGGTCTCGCGGCGGTCCGCGCGCGCGCAAGCTCGGCCCGGACGGCGAAGAGAAGTCCGTGGAGGTCGAAGGAACGATCTCCTCGGTTCTCGCCGGCACCCAGTTCCGCGTGCAACTGCAGAGCGGTCACGAGGTTCTCGCCCACATTTCGGGCAAGATGCGCAAGCGTTTCATCCGCCTCGTGGTGGGTGACAAGGTCAAGATGGAGATGTCGCCCTACGATGTTTCCAAGGCGCGGATCACCTACCGCCTCGGTTGA
- the yajC gene encoding preprotein translocase subunit YajC — protein sequence MLPFHLMLAQGDAAQRQPSFLEGPMPMLLLMVVMFYFLLIRPQQRQRKELEKRISSLEKGDEVVTTAGIHAIVHSVKERTVVLKIAEGTMVEFDKPAVATVIKKQSAASA from the coding sequence ATGCTTCCTTTCCACCTGATGCTCGCCCAGGGCGATGCCGCCCAGCGTCAACCCTCGTTCCTCGAGGGGCCGATGCCCATGCTGCTTTTGATGGTCGTGATGTTTTATTTCCTGCTCATTCGCCCGCAGCAGCGGCAGCGCAAGGAGTTGGAAAAGCGTATCTCCTCGCTGGAAAAAGGCGATGAAGTCGTCACCACCGCCGGCATCCACGCGATCGTCCACAGCGTGAAGGAGCGCACCGTCGTCCTCAAGATTGCCGAAGGCACCATGGTCGAGTTCGACAAGCCCGCAGTGGCCACTGTGATCAAGAAGCAGTCCGCAGCCTCCGCGTAA
- the ftsY gene encoding signal recognition particle-docking protein FtsY, with product MAGFFKSLYNKIANKAEIDWDELEADLVTADLGPKLAMQIVDELRELGRQVSAEDVVEAARRHVSQRLPADSPPLLPRMDGKPFVFLVVGINGVGKTTSCAKLAHWLQRRGQPTVLAAADTFRAAAVEQLERWGQRLNIPVVKGQPNADPSSVCFNAHQKAIADGSKYLICDTAGRLHTRHNLMEELSKIKRTLAKNDETAPHLTLLVVDATTGANALQQAKEFHKACPLDGLIVTKMDGSGKGGVAVSIYDQLGIPTRYLGTGEEPEQFALFNKQKFVEEML from the coding sequence ATGGCTGGCTTCTTCAAATCCCTCTACAACAAGATCGCAAACAAAGCGGAGATCGACTGGGACGAGCTGGAAGCCGATCTGGTCACAGCCGATCTCGGGCCGAAGCTGGCAATGCAGATTGTGGACGAATTGCGGGAGCTGGGCCGCCAAGTCTCCGCGGAGGACGTCGTGGAAGCGGCTCGCCGCCATGTCTCCCAGCGGCTTCCCGCAGACTCGCCGCCCCTGCTACCGCGGATGGACGGCAAGCCCTTCGTCTTCCTGGTCGTCGGCATCAACGGGGTCGGCAAGACCACTTCCTGCGCGAAGCTGGCCCACTGGCTGCAACGCCGCGGACAGCCGACCGTGCTGGCCGCCGCCGACACCTTCCGCGCCGCCGCGGTGGAGCAACTCGAACGCTGGGGCCAGCGCCTCAACATTCCCGTGGTGAAGGGCCAACCGAATGCCGACCCCTCCTCGGTGTGCTTCAATGCTCATCAAAAGGCCATCGCGGACGGCTCCAAGTATCTCATCTGCGACACCGCCGGCCGACTTCACACCCGCCACAACCTGATGGAGGAGCTGTCGAAGATCAAACGGACCCTCGCCAAGAACGACGAGACGGCTCCCCACCTGACTCTGCTCGTGGTAGACGCCACCACCGGTGCCAACGCCCTCCAGCAGGCGAAGGAATTCCACAAGGCCTGCCCGCTCGACGGACTGATCGTCACCAAGATGGACGGCTCCGGCAAAGGCGGCGTGGCGGTCTCGATCTACGATCAGCTCGGCATCCCCACCCGCTACCTCGGCACCGGGGAAGAGCCGGAACAGTTCGCCTTGTTCAATAAGCAGAAGTTCGTCGAAGAAATGCTGTAG
- the metF gene encoding methylenetetrahydrofolate reductase [NAD(P)H], which produces MHIRDILNHRRPSFSFEFFPPKTSAGAEDLYRTIVDLEPFDPSFVSVTYGAGGSTREMTHDLVVRIKESTSIPPIPHLTCVGHKEEEITEILRRYADAGVCNILALRGDPPRDWPDYDWSDCDFRHAADLVAFIRKFNESGAHPDLRGFGIGVAGFPEGHPATPNRLLELDHMKAKIDAGADYICTQLFFDNHDFFDYRDRCRLRGIEVPIIAGIMPVTSLSSMGRMAELAAGARFPAKLLRALDRAKGDPAAVEKVGIHYAAQQCAELLDQGVDGIHFYTLNKSKATREIYSSLGLASAK; this is translated from the coding sequence ATGCATATCCGCGATATCCTGAACCATCGCCGCCCGTCCTTCTCCTTCGAGTTCTTCCCGCCGAAGACCTCCGCGGGCGCGGAGGATCTGTACCGGACGATCGTGGATCTGGAACCCTTCGATCCCTCTTTCGTCTCCGTGACCTACGGTGCGGGTGGTAGCACCCGGGAGATGACCCACGACCTGGTGGTACGCATCAAGGAGTCCACCTCGATCCCGCCCATTCCCCATTTGACCTGCGTGGGCCACAAGGAGGAGGAGATCACGGAGATCCTGCGACGCTACGCGGATGCAGGAGTCTGCAACATCCTCGCCCTGCGCGGCGATCCGCCCCGCGACTGGCCGGACTACGATTGGTCGGACTGCGACTTCCGTCACGCTGCGGATCTGGTGGCGTTCATCCGCAAGTTCAACGAGTCGGGAGCCCATCCTGATTTGCGCGGCTTCGGCATCGGCGTGGCCGGCTTCCCCGAGGGCCATCCGGCGACTCCGAACCGCCTGTTAGAACTGGATCACATGAAGGCGAAGATCGATGCCGGTGCGGATTACATCTGCACGCAGCTCTTCTTCGACAATCACGATTTCTTCGACTACCGCGACCGCTGCCGCCTGCGCGGGATCGAGGTACCGATCATCGCGGGCATCATGCCGGTGACCTCGCTTTCGAGCATGGGCCGCATGGCGGAACTCGCCGCCGGCGCGCGCTTCCCCGCGAAGCTCTTGCGGGCACTGGATCGCGCCAAGGGCGACCCTGCCGCGGTCGAAAAAGTAGGCATCCACTATGCCGCCCAGCAATGCGCGGAACTTCTGGACCAAGGCGTGGACGGAATCCACTTCTACACGCTCAACAAGAGCAAGGCCACGCGCGAGATCTACTCAAGCCTCGGTCTCGCGAGCGCGAAGTAA
- a CDS encoding beta-ketoacyl synthase N-terminal-like domain-containing protein — MLSITGLGAISGLGESVSAQLAAIRAGRTNFQPLAALLGSDSPHRDLPASWIERRSLLTHRKWSPASMAALHVAREAIAEAAWTADQLADAVLFLGTSRGTAAGWIDPWPQRRAFSLMAASNSLHSEPAAAVSIELGIRGPWQVQASGCAAGLDALGMASLWLRAGLAERALVLAVDLPLSPSLLDSYASTGILSKNGLNDPYSPASTGILPAEAAAAMTLETRGPDKSVKLAGYLANSDAADPIGMPPGAPGLVDLLRKAQTMFGTPALIVPHASGTASHAALEPAAIRAALGGDVPICPLKPWTGHGIGGGGLLETVILAALTRSWETPQPPPGLTSPAGLSMTPGRLPSRHTAFKLASALGGKNSLIALQAPP, encoded by the coding sequence TTGCTTTCCATCACCGGTCTCGGAGCGATCTCCGGTCTGGGGGAGTCCGTATCCGCCCAGCTCGCGGCCATCCGTGCCGGGAGAACGAACTTCCAGCCCCTCGCGGCCTTGCTGGGAAGCGACAGCCCGCACCGCGATTTACCAGCCTCATGGATCGAGCGACGCTCGCTACTTACCCATCGCAAATGGTCGCCGGCGAGCATGGCCGCACTTCACGTGGCCCGCGAAGCGATCGCGGAAGCAGCGTGGACTGCCGATCAACTTGCGGATGCCGTGCTCTTTCTTGGCACCAGCCGTGGCACCGCCGCGGGTTGGATCGATCCTTGGCCGCAGCGCCGCGCGTTTTCCTTGATGGCGGCGAGCAACTCCTTGCACAGCGAACCCGCCGCAGCGGTCAGCATCGAGCTGGGGATCCGGGGGCCGTGGCAAGTTCAGGCCAGCGGGTGCGCTGCAGGACTTGATGCCTTGGGCATGGCCTCGCTATGGCTACGTGCGGGACTGGCGGAGCGGGCTCTCGTCTTGGCCGTCGACCTACCCCTCTCCCCCAGCCTGCTCGATAGTTATGCCTCGACCGGCATTCTCTCGAAGAACGGCCTGAATGATCCTTACTCTCCGGCCAGCACGGGCATCCTTCCGGCGGAAGCAGCCGCAGCCATGACATTGGAAACCCGGGGTCCGGACAAGAGCGTGAAGCTTGCAGGCTATCTCGCCAATTCGGATGCCGCCGACCCCATCGGCATGCCGCCCGGGGCACCCGGCTTGGTCGACCTGCTGCGGAAAGCACAGACCATGTTCGGTACCCCGGCCCTGATCGTGCCGCATGCAAGCGGCACCGCCTCCCATGCCGCGCTGGAGCCGGCAGCCATCCGTGCCGCACTGGGCGGAGATGTCCCCATCTGCCCGCTCAAGCCATGGACCGGCCATGGCATCGGCGGCGGCGGCCTGTTAGAGACCGTGATTCTCGCCGCCCTCACACGTTCGTGGGAGACACCGCAACCGCCCCCCGGATTGACCTCGCCTGCGGGTCTGTCCATGACGCCGGGCAGGCTTCCTTCCCGCCATACCGCCTTCAAGCTCGCCTCCGCCTTGGGCGGAAAGAATTCCCTCATCGCCCTGCAAGCACCGCCATGA
- a CDS encoding EF-hand domain-containing protein, with product MKAARYSWILLLALASARAEGTPRPDGTPESGKNKPAEKQDGKSKGPRGEGREGMRRMMEIWKKADTDGDGFISLAEFSAMERPSRLPEEKRAEIFKRIDKNSDGRISMEEIPKNGPRGMPHLDLEKADANKDKKIDFEEFKTLGFVSRMPEDKQKTMFQRMDTNNDGFLTPEDRPKRDARDGREGRGGRRPNLLDLVKDHDKDGNGSLSFEEFRQIPWISKSGEDEQEDRFEAFDKNKDLKIDAADEPPPGEKPGKGDKPEKQKQGKEKPEA from the coding sequence ATGAAAGCTGCCCGATACTCCTGGATACTCCTCCTCGCCTTGGCCTCCGCCCGGGCGGAAGGGACGCCCCGCCCGGACGGGACGCCGGAGTCGGGAAAGAACAAACCCGCAGAGAAACAGGACGGCAAGTCGAAGGGCCCGCGTGGCGAGGGGAGGGAGGGGATGCGCCGGATGATGGAAATCTGGAAGAAGGCGGATACCGATGGGGATGGCTTCATCTCGCTCGCGGAATTTTCCGCGATGGAGCGCCCCAGCCGTCTGCCCGAGGAAAAGCGGGCGGAGATTTTCAAGCGGATCGACAAGAATTCCGACGGTCGGATCAGCATGGAGGAGATCCCGAAGAACGGTCCTCGCGGCATGCCTCATCTAGATCTCGAAAAGGCGGATGCCAACAAGGACAAGAAGATCGACTTCGAGGAGTTCAAGACCCTCGGCTTCGTCTCCCGGATGCCGGAGGACAAGCAGAAGACGATGTTCCAGCGGATGGATACCAACAACGACGGCTTCCTGACTCCCGAAGACCGGCCCAAGCGCGATGCCAGGGACGGACGCGAGGGGCGCGGCGGGCGTCGTCCAAACCTGCTGGACCTGGTGAAGGACCATGACAAGGACGGCAACGGCTCGCTCAGCTTCGAGGAGTTCCGCCAGATCCCTTGGATCTCGAAATCGGGTGAAGATGAGCAGGAAGACCGCTTTGAAGCCTTCGACAAGAACAAGGATCTCAAGATTGACGCAGCCGACGAGCCGCCGCCCGGGGAGAAACCCGGGAAAGGTGACAAGCCGGAGAAGCAGAAGCAGGGCAAGGAGAAGCCCGAAGCCTGA
- the secD gene encoding protein translocase subunit SecD: MFPSTVLAASLLKDPMLLFLAALALLVLFFWYFATDLEVRKRNIGTVLIIGLCGLCTLAIYPPKETLKGGIDLIGGFSYTLQVQPKIDENTGQPIPLTHDDVEQAKAIVEKRLNALGTAEIQIVTQGTDQILIQIPGVAAEDAEGVRDTLEKVAKLELKRVNLDGGQPGGPEGLTLAERIYNRQMNLGTPEQQASRVPGYTAFKEINKGEDGVERTSYVLLSNRSALTGKDVQEAWPNQMAGKINVSITLTSAGEDKMINLTKDMQPGRDRIAVVLDGEVLTSPTVQSVPLGKQFEITGQQNVEEARSLANALKNPLENPLRIIENSEISPTLGATVVKQGMWSGIVGLSITALFVLIYYRTAGLVALFGLAVNGLMVFGGMAMFGFTFSLPGIAGMILTIGMAVDANVLIYERLREEMAAGKSLKVAINTAYEKAFSAIFDSNITSLVTAVILFWMGSGSIKGFAVTLTIGLIASMFSAILVTRVLFRWANDLKLLKKLSFLDLIKETRWDFLSKTKLSYIISGILIAASIGAVAVRGERSLGVDFVGGTLLRYQLDDKHLDPHDVEKSIAQVQTSKLPTVQLEKSITGELLTIRCGEGDAEKISSHLRGAFPVLAEKKTVEGKEVWAVTESVQGVSASLGGDFLKQSLIALVLGLFGILVYITIRFEFSFALGGFVALLHDVVLSAGIVVLLGSELSLIHVGALLTIAGYSVNDTIVIFDRIRESLKTGEGEVRELMNEAINATLSRTILTSLTTIVTVAIIAVFGGAALKDFAVMILIGLVIGTYSSIFIASPVVLWWSERKGGSLRKEVLRTTLAESDIQTSP; the protein is encoded by the coding sequence ATGTTCCCTTCTACCGTTCTCGCGGCCTCCCTTCTGAAGGACCCGATGCTGCTGTTCCTCGCGGCGCTGGCCTTGCTGGTCCTCTTTTTCTGGTACTTCGCCACGGACCTCGAAGTCCGGAAGCGGAACATCGGCACCGTGCTGATCATCGGCCTCTGCGGCCTCTGCACGCTGGCGATCTATCCGCCGAAGGAGACTTTGAAGGGCGGTATCGATCTCATCGGCGGTTTCTCCTACACCCTCCAGGTCCAGCCGAAGATCGACGAGAACACCGGACAGCCGATCCCGCTCACCCACGACGATGTGGAACAGGCCAAGGCCATCGTCGAGAAGCGCCTCAATGCGCTCGGCACCGCGGAAATCCAGATCGTCACGCAGGGCACTGACCAGATTTTGATCCAGATCCCCGGCGTGGCCGCGGAAGACGCCGAAGGCGTGAGAGACACGCTTGAGAAGGTGGCCAAGCTGGAACTCAAGCGCGTCAACTTGGATGGCGGCCAACCGGGTGGACCCGAGGGCCTCACCCTCGCCGAGCGCATCTACAACCGCCAGATGAACCTGGGCACGCCGGAGCAGCAGGCTTCCCGCGTCCCGGGCTACACCGCCTTCAAGGAAATCAACAAGGGCGAAGACGGAGTGGAGCGCACCTCCTATGTCTTGCTCAGCAACCGCTCCGCCCTGACCGGCAAGGACGTGCAGGAAGCATGGCCGAACCAGATGGCCGGCAAGATCAACGTCTCGATCACCCTGACATCCGCCGGTGAGGACAAGATGATCAACCTGACCAAGGACATGCAGCCCGGCCGCGACCGCATCGCCGTGGTGCTGGACGGTGAGGTGCTCACCTCCCCGACCGTTCAATCGGTCCCGCTTGGCAAGCAGTTCGAAATCACCGGCCAGCAGAACGTGGAGGAGGCACGCAGCCTCGCAAACGCGCTGAAGAACCCGCTGGAGAACCCGCTCCGGATCATCGAGAACAGCGAAATCTCCCCCACCCTGGGTGCCACGGTCGTGAAGCAGGGCATGTGGTCCGGTATCGTGGGCCTCAGCATCACGGCACTCTTCGTTCTCATCTACTACCGCACCGCCGGTCTGGTCGCGCTCTTCGGTCTGGCTGTGAACGGCCTGATGGTCTTCGGCGGCATGGCGATGTTCGGCTTCACCTTCTCGCTACCGGGTATCGCGGGCATGATCCTCACCATCGGTATGGCGGTGGATGCGAACGTGCTGATCTACGAGCGCCTGCGTGAGGAAATGGCCGCGGGCAAGAGCCTGAAGGTGGCGATCAACACCGCCTACGAAAAGGCCTTCAGCGCGATCTTCGACTCGAACATCACCTCGCTCGTCACCGCCGTGATCCTTTTCTGGATGGGTAGCGGCAGCATCAAGGGCTTCGCGGTCACGCTCACCATCGGTCTGATCGCCTCGATGTTCTCGGCGATCCTCGTGACCCGCGTGCTGTTCCGCTGGGCGAACGACCTGAAGCTCCTCAAGAAGCTTTCCTTCCTCGACCTGATCAAGGAGACCCGCTGGGACTTCCTCTCGAAGACGAAGCTCTCCTACATCATCTCGGGTATCCTGATCGCCGCCAGCATTGGAGCGGTTGCTGTCCGTGGCGAGCGCAGCTTGGGCGTCGACTTCGTCGGCGGCACCTTGCTCCGCTATCAGCTTGACGACAAGCACCTCGATCCGCACGACGTCGAGAAGTCCATCGCTCAGGTGCAGACCTCGAAGCTGCCGACCGTGCAGCTCGAGAAGTCCATCACGGGCGAGCTCCTCACCATCCGCTGCGGTGAAGGTGATGCCGAAAAGATCTCCAGCCACCTTCGCGGTGCCTTCCCGGTGTTGGCCGAGAAGAAGACCGTGGAAGGCAAGGAAGTGTGGGCCGTGACCGAAAGTGTCCAAGGTGTCTCCGCCTCGCTCGGGGGAGACTTCCTGAAGCAATCCCTGATCGCCCTCGTGCTCGGTCTATTCGGCATCTTGGTTTACATCACCATCCGCTTCGAGTTCTCCTTCGCCCTCGGTGGCTTCGTCGCCCTCCTTCACGACGTGGTGCTTTCCGCAGGTATCGTGGTGCTGCTCGGCAGCGAGCTCTCGCTGATCCACGTCGGTGCCCTTCTCACGATCGCGGGTTACTCGGTGAACGACACCATCGTTATCTTCGACCGTATCCGTGAATCGCTGAAGACCGGCGAAGGCGAAGTCCGCGAGCTCATGAACGAGGCTATCAACGCCACGCTCTCCCGCACGATCCTGACCTCGCTCACGACCATCGTGACCGTGGCGATCATCGCGGTCTTCGGTGGCGCGGCCCTGAAGGACTTCGCGGTGATGATCCTGATCGGTCTCGTGATCGGCACCTACTCCTCTATCTTCATCGCCTCTCCGGTGGTGCTCTGGTGGAGCGAGCGCAAGGGTGGCAGCCTCCGCAAGGAAGTGCTCCGCACCACCCTCGCCGAATCCGACATCCAGACTTCGCCCTGA
- a CDS encoding segregation and condensation protein A, whose protein sequence is MDASDYKVRLDIFEGPLDLLLYLIKKDEVDIHNISITRITAQYLEYIDTFRMLNIDLAAEFVLMAANLMYLKSRTLLPRQDQPPEEDAEEDDPRWELIRQLIEYKKFKDAAGFLSLKEVEQEGSFAFQPEMPELPEEPVSLAEVSIFDLIRAFQNVLKRFEESHDLGDIVDDRYTVADKIEMLLYRFVPGQSARFDSLFETATTKAEVIVTFLAVLELMKMNQFVLRQAYLLGEIEIERRLHTAPHTPEGDEEELEEESPA, encoded by the coding sequence GTGGACGCATCGGATTACAAGGTCAGGCTGGACATCTTCGAGGGCCCTCTCGACCTGCTCCTCTATCTCATCAAGAAGGACGAGGTGGACATCCACAATATCTCCATCACCCGCATCACCGCGCAGTATCTGGAGTACATCGACACCTTCCGGATGCTGAACATCGACCTCGCCGCCGAGTTCGTGCTCATGGCGGCAAATCTGATGTATCTCAAAAGCCGGACCCTGCTACCCCGCCAGGATCAACCGCCGGAGGAAGATGCCGAGGAAGACGACCCGCGCTGGGAACTGATCCGCCAGCTGATCGAGTACAAGAAGTTCAAGGATGCCGCCGGCTTCCTCAGCCTGAAAGAGGTGGAGCAGGAAGGCTCCTTCGCTTTTCAGCCGGAGATGCCCGAGCTGCCGGAAGAGCCGGTCTCCTTGGCGGAGGTTTCCATCTTCGATCTGATCCGCGCCTTCCAGAACGTCCTCAAGCGCTTTGAGGAATCCCACGATCTGGGCGATATCGTGGACGACCGCTACACCGTGGCGGACAAGATCGAGATGCTGCTCTACCGCTTCGTGCCCGGACAATCGGCTCGTTTCGACTCGCTCTTCGAGACCGCCACCACCAAGGCCGAGGTCATCGTCACCTTCCTGGCCGTACTGGAACTGATGAAGATGAACCAGTTCGTGCTGCGGCAGGCCTACTTGCTCGGCGAGATCGAGATCGAGCGCCGACTCCACACCGCCCCCCACACCCCGGAGGGTGATGAGGAGGAGCTAGAAGAAGAAAGCCCGGCGTAA
- a CDS encoding autotransporter outer membrane beta-barrel domain-containing protein produces the protein MNRLIPALALAATPCLADPPSETTPIGIEVVTGYRSEYIHRGFKLADDLIDVQVEAEIALSNEWVLNLGGNYGTATGDEDFSEAAAFLDLRYDTKQWTAGLAATWRDYQDSFFKDGFDLNPSFTWHLTEDWDLGTGIAYDTGDGGWYGNLEASWSKPINKSSFVAVKAGTSFTSDYYGSDGWNDLYARLSYTYAFNDSVAVTPFAGTSIPMESSPQTDRLFAGIWFEVNF, from the coding sequence GTGAACCGCCTCATCCCTGCTCTCGCCCTCGCCGCAACCCCTTGCCTTGCGGATCCGCCATCGGAAACGACCCCGATCGGCATCGAGGTCGTTACGGGCTACCGCTCGGAATACATCCACCGCGGCTTCAAGCTGGCGGACGACCTGATCGACGTTCAGGTCGAGGCGGAGATCGCCCTTTCCAACGAATGGGTGCTGAACCTCGGCGGCAACTACGGCACCGCCACCGGCGACGAGGATTTCTCGGAAGCCGCCGCCTTCCTCGACCTTCGCTACGATACCAAGCAATGGACCGCAGGCTTGGCCGCCACTTGGCGCGACTATCAGGACTCTTTCTTCAAGGACGGCTTCGACCTGAATCCTAGCTTCACCTGGCACCTCACCGAGGATTGGGATCTGGGCACCGGCATCGCCTATGACACTGGCGATGGTGGTTGGTATGGGAACCTCGAAGCTTCCTGGTCCAAGCCGATCAACAAGTCATCGTTCGTGGCTGTGAAAGCGGGCACCAGCTTCACCAGCGATTACTACGGCAGCGATGGCTGGAACGATCTCTACGCCCGCCTGAGCTACACCTACGCCTTCAACGACAGCGTGGCGGTGACCCCCTTCGCAGGCACTTCCATCCCGATGGAGAGCAGCCCGCAGACCGACCGGCTCTTCGCCGGCATCTGGTTTGAAGTGAACTTCTAA
- the tgt gene encoding tRNA guanosine(34) transglycosylase Tgt, with the protein MFEVLARDPSCSARRGRMALAHGTVETPIFMPVGTQGSVKTLHPDELEMLGSQIILGNTYHLWLRPGHELIKDLGGLHKFATWDRPMLTDSGGFQVWSLAKLRKITEEGVRFQNHLDGSRMMLTPELSMEIQAALGSDIAMLFDECPPYPCERKYAETSLGLTTRWAKRCKDWTEANKPRSGDGIQRHFGIVQGSVWADLRERSARELVDLGFDGYAIGGVSVGEPEVEMMRAVEHSVPFLPEDKPRYAMGLGTPPQILEMIARGVDMFDCVMPTRVARHGQAFTLDGPIHIKNLIFERDERPLCESSHPHVARFSRAYIRHLFRAGEILALRLLSFHNLHFFLRLVANAREAISEGKFLEFKESFIRRYTQSKSE; encoded by the coding sequence ATGTTTGAAGTTCTAGCGCGCGATCCTTCCTGCTCCGCCCGGCGCGGACGCATGGCCTTGGCCCACGGGACCGTCGAGACGCCGATCTTCATGCCGGTGGGCACCCAAGGGTCGGTGAAGACCCTGCATCCGGATGAGCTGGAGATGCTCGGCTCGCAGATCATCCTGGGGAATACCTATCATCTCTGGCTGAGACCCGGGCATGAGCTGATCAAGGACCTCGGCGGCTTGCACAAGTTCGCCACTTGGGATCGCCCGATGCTCACGGACTCCGGAGGCTTCCAGGTCTGGTCCCTGGCGAAGCTCCGCAAGATCACCGAAGAGGGCGTGCGCTTCCAGAACCACCTCGACGGTAGCCGCATGATGCTCACGCCGGAGCTCAGCATGGAGATCCAGGCCGCGCTCGGATCGGACATCGCGATGCTCTTCGACGAGTGCCCGCCCTACCCTTGCGAGCGCAAGTATGCGGAGACATCGCTCGGTCTAACCACCCGCTGGGCAAAGCGTTGCAAGGACTGGACCGAAGCGAACAAGCCACGGAGCGGGGACGGTATCCAGCGCCACTTCGGGATCGTGCAGGGCTCGGTCTGGGCCGACCTGCGGGAGCGCTCCGCCCGCGAGCTCGTCGATCTCGGCTTCGATGGCTACGCGATCGGCGGCGTCTCGGTCGGCGAGCCGGAGGTCGAGATGATGCGAGCCGTGGAGCACAGCGTCCCGTTCCTGCCGGAGGACAAGCCCCGCTATGCCATGGGCCTCGGCACCCCGCCTCAGATTCTCGAGATGATCGCCCGCGGGGTGGATATGTTCGACTGCGTGATGCCCACCCGCGTGGCCCGTCACGGTCAGGCCTTCACGCTTGATGGCCCGATCCATATCAAGAACCTCATTTTCGAGCGGGACGAGCGCCCCCTCTGCGAAAGCTCCCATCCGCACGTCGCACGCTTCTCCAGAGCCTATATCCGGCACCTTTTCCGTGCCGGGGAAATCCTCGCTTTGCGGTTGCTTTCCTTTCATAATCTGCATTTCTTCCTGCGCCTCGTCGCCAATGCGCGGGAGGCCATCAGCGAAGGCAAGTTCCTCGAATTCAAGGAGTCCTTCATCCGCCGCTATACCCAGTCGAAATCCGAATGA
- a CDS encoding HAD-IB family phosphatase, producing MNDLRLEVSIDDQTLTVFRGHELVKIFTVSTAAKGVGFTPGSYRTPTGRFVIAQKIGETAASGTVFVSREPVGTWQPGESPEKDLVLTRILRLSGLEPENANSFDRFIYIHGTNQEAKLGSPASCGCIRLSNADVIELFDMVEPGMIVEVLPPLRKRGKLAFFDCDSTLSTIEGIDELGRARGPEVFKLVEHLTHQAMNGEVPIGEVFGRRMEIIRPDQATADAVARLYVDTIVPGAAEMIARLKAEGWTPVILSGGFEPLIRPLARVLGVDHVEAVPLHFSPGGDYAGYGADYPTTRNGGKPEIIREWKQAMLPEAVIMMGDGISDLEAKNEVDLFIGFGGVVSRPAVEKGADAWITRLSEIANVVLPD from the coding sequence ATGAACGATCTGCGCCTCGAAGTCTCCATCGATGATCAAACTCTGACCGTCTTCCGGGGTCATGAACTCGTGAAGATCTTCACGGTATCCACCGCGGCGAAGGGCGTCGGCTTCACGCCCGGCAGCTATCGCACGCCGACCGGTCGCTTCGTCATCGCACAAAAAATCGGTGAGACCGCCGCGAGCGGTACTGTCTTCGTCTCGCGGGAACCCGTGGGCACCTGGCAGCCCGGGGAGTCCCCGGAAAAGGATCTGGTGCTAACCCGCATCCTCCGCCTCAGCGGTTTGGAACCGGAGAACGCGAACTCTTTCGACCGTTTCATCTACATCCACGGGACCAATCAGGAAGCAAAGCTCGGCAGCCCGGCAAGTTGCGGCTGCATCCGGCTTTCAAATGCCGATGTCATCGAACTCTTCGACATGGTCGAGCCCGGCATGATCGTGGAGGTGCTTCCTCCGCTTCGTAAGCGTGGCAAGCTCGCCTTCTTCGATTGCGACTCCACTCTCTCCACCATCGAGGGCATCGACGAACTGGGACGTGCGCGCGGCCCGGAGGTCTTCAAGTTGGTCGAGCATCTCACCCACCAGGCCATGAACGGCGAGGTGCCCATCGGCGAGGTCTTCGGCCGCCGTATGGAGATCATCCGCCCGGATCAAGCCACCGCCGATGCGGTCGCCCGCCTCTATGTGGATACCATCGTGCCCGGAGCCGCGGAGATGATAGCCCGGCTCAAGGCGGAGGGCTGGACCCCGGTGATCCTTTCCGGCGGCTTCGAGCCCTTGATCCGCCCGCTCGCGCGGGTCCTTGGCGTGGACCATGTTGAGGCGGTACCTCTCCACTTCAGTCCCGGCGGAGACTATGCCGGATATGGCGCGGACTATCCTACCACGCGGAACGGAGGAAAGCCGGAAATCATCCGGGAATGGAAGCAGGCCATGCTTCCCGAAGCCGTCATCATGATGGGAGATGGCATATCCGATCTCGAAGCGAAGAACGAAGTCGACCTCTTCATCGGCTTCGGTGGCGTGGTATCCCGCCCGGCCGTCGAGAAAGGCGCGGACGCATGGATCACCCGCCTGTCCGAAATTGCGAATGTTGTCCTTCCCGACTAG